The Xylanimonas cellulosilytica DSM 15894 region CAGACGATCGTCCGGGCGGTCTGGTCGTGGAAGACCGGTGTCCCGCCGACCGGGTCGGTGCGCTATGGGAAGCAGTACAACTACCGGTGCCCGTCCTGCCACCGCGAGGTGGTCCCGCCGTTCACGCCCTCGCTCGACGCGCTCGACCTGTCCAACCTCGGCACCCGGATCGGTGACCGCGAGAAGCCGCTCGCGCCGGCGACCATGGCGCGCGCCGAGCGGTGCAGGCAGCGGTTTGCGGAGTTCCCCGCGGTGCTGATGCCGGCGAAGGCGCAGCGCGGCTCCGAGCGGCACCCCTGGCAGCCGATGGCCACGCAGACCAGCCAGCAGGAGACCGCGGTCCTGTCGACCGGGGCGCTCATGGCGGCCGCGGGCAACACGTTCGAGTGGCCTGGCTCGGACTGCCGGACCCGCGACCTGTCCCAGCCGCTGCCCTCGCAGACCGCCACGAACTCCACCGGCCTCCTCACGCCGCCCGTAGCGGTCGCCACCGGCGCCGTCATCGCCGCCCACCGGCACAACGGCGACGGCCAGCACATCACCCGCCCGATGGACACCGTCACCACCACCCACGAGAAGGCCGTCCTCCTTGCGGTCAACAACTTCCAGGGCGCACCGCGAGGGGTTGGCGAGCCGCTGCCCACCCAGGGCGGGTCGGAGACCATGGGTCTGCTCTCGACCGCCGTGTTCGCGAACCGGGAGAACGCCACCCCCCGCGGGCTCGGCGACGCGATGCAGACCGTCGTCAGGGGCGCCGGGTCCGGCGGCATCGGCATCGTTAGCGCGGGTGTGCTCCCGTTCCGGAAGCACACGATCCCGACGGCGCACGCTGAGGCGATGCCGACCGTGACGGCCGAGCAGGTCCCCGGATTGCTCACCGCGGCCGGCACGATCAAGAACAACGGGCCGATCGGCGAGGCCAAGTACCGCGCCCACCCGGTGACGGACCCACTGGGCGCCATGACCTCCGAGCCGACCCAATCGCTGCTGTTCTCCGGTTGGTACAAGCAGAACGGCTCCACCGCCGACGCGACCGCACCTCACCCGACGACCGACCCCTTCGGGACGCTCACCTCCCGCGACACCACGGCGCTGCTCATGGCCGACTGGCGCGCGGCGCTCGCCGAGCTCACGCTCGACGACTGCTACTTCCGGATGATGTACGACCACGAGATCGGCCGCGGGTGCGGTTTCGACGTCGACTTCCCCGGCTACCAGGGCACCTTCCAGGTGTGGGGCTCGGCTCGCGACAAGGTCGACGGCTACGGCAACGCCGTCTCCCCACAGGTAGGCCAGTGGATCGGCATCCGACTCCGGGCCGTCCTGCACGCCGAGGACGTCGCAGCATGAGCATCCCCGTCACCACGTCTGATCCGCGGTTCTGCCCAGAGTGCATCGCCACAGCAATACGCCTGATCACCAGGTCGACACACGCTGACCTCGCCGTCGAGCGTGAGAACCACCCAGCTGAAGCTCACGACTGCTCCCAGCACGCAGAAGCAGCTTGACGCGCCGCGTCAGGTCACGGGACGAACCAGCGATGCACCTTCCTGAACTAGGAGGGACCGACCAGAAGGCCACCTCGAACCAGGAAGGAGAACTCCGATGACCGTCACCACCGCTCGCCCCCTGGAGCCCGGCATCGTCGCCGAGCTCGACGACATCCTGCGCACCCACCGCGCCCAGCTGTTCGGGCACCTCGCGCGCCACGCCGCGCACCACAACCTGAGCGCCGCCGACGTAGCCGATCTCCTGGCCGAGAACGTCGACACCGTCCACGACTGGCTGCGCTGGGCTTCCGAAGGCCCCGCCTGCACCTGCACCCACGGCGCCGACGGCACGATCGCCGTGCAGCACTTCGACTGCCCGGTCCACGGCGACACCCTCTACCGCAACCAGGTCCGCAACCGCCTGGCCGCAGCATGACCGCCACCGACGACGTCGACACGATCGCCGCCGTCATCTACAACGCCTGCCCGGCCCACCAGCGCGTGCGCCCAGGCGGAGACCCGATGGACCACCGCGACTGGGAAGACGTGCCATTCGCCGACCTTCCCGAGCGCTACCGCGAGAAGGACTACGCGCGCCGCAGGGCGCTCGCCGTCATCGAGTACCTCCGCACTCACGCGGAACTCATGGACGGTCCGGACGTCGCCGGTCGGGCGCGCGTGGCAGACGATGGCGCCAGAGGCCAGACTCTGCACGTTCGAGCCTGAGGGGGAGCGATGTTGGACGTACGTCCGGTCTTCTTGGGATGTGCGCTGCTGGTCACCCCAGGGCTGACTGCATGG contains the following coding sequences:
- a CDS encoding DNA cytosine methyltransferase; protein product: MVTEAQWRPALQKRRFKHDTTIAVDLFSGFGGLTQGIDEAGFDVITAANHNEYKVAVHEANHPETEHWIADLVDTESPAYHSVRELPAGDLLAAGVSCVNHSPANSKKAYEQGVSLFDLEDPDYEARVTRSERDRATANCVLAYAAQHHPRLILVECTTELYSWGRLVPGKKKVGDGSTYRWWLKQFELLGYNHKVLYLNSMFFGVGQSRDRGYWIFWDKKLPTPDLEHRPESWCARCQTIVRAVWSWKTGVPPTGSVRYGKQYNYRCPSCHREVVPPFTPSLDALDLSNLGTRIGDREKPLAPATMARAERCRQRFAEFPAVLMPAKAQRGSERHPWQPMATQTSQQETAVLSTGALMAAAGNTFEWPGSDCRTRDLSQPLPSQTATNSTGLLTPPVAVATGAVIAAHRHNGDGQHITRPMDTVTTTHEKAVLLAVNNFQGAPRGVGEPLPTQGGSETMGLLSTAVFANRENATPRGLGDAMQTVVRGAGSGGIGIVSAGVLPFRKHTIPTAHAEAMPTVTAEQVPGLLTAAGTIKNNGPIGEAKYRAHPVTDPLGAMTSEPTQSLLFSGWYKQNGSTADATAPHPTTDPFGTLTSRDTTALLMADWRAALAELTLDDCYFRMMYDHEIGRGCGFDVDFPGYQGTFQVWGSARDKVDGYGNAVSPQVGQWIGIRLRAVLHAEDVAA